In Saccharomonospora marina XMU15, one genomic interval encodes:
- a CDS encoding acyclic terpene utilization AtuA family protein, whose translation MLRIANASGFYGDRFSAVREMLTDGEIDVLTGDYLAELTMLILGRDRLKDASRGYARTFLRQLEGSLGLAKDRGVKIVSNAGGLNPAGLAEAVRELARRLGITVDVAHVEGDDLLARADELGLGQPLTANAYLGAWGIAECLRAGADVVVTGRVTDASLVVGPAAAHHGWRRDDYDALAGAVAAGHVIECGAQATGGNYAFFTEHEIGVPGFPIAEVHPDGSSVITKHEGTGGVVTVGTVTAQLLYEIAGPRYPGPDVTARFDTVELRQQGADRVLIRGTRGEPPPKTLKVGLNRLGGFRNEVTFVLTGLDIEAKAALVREQLRTALRGSEPEQVRWTLGRTDHPDADTEEAASALLHCAVKDPDPKVAGRAFSGAAIELALASYPGFHVTAPPAEASPYGVFTDSTVDAELVPHVAVLADGTRVDIPPPGETRDLLEPPVPQLPEPLPQGPVRRVPLGAIAGARSGDKGGSANVGVWVRTERQWRWLVHTLTVERLRQLLPETEDLPVRRYLLPNLLAVNFVVDDLLGEGVAAQARFDPQAKALGEWLRSRVVEIPEEIL comes from the coding sequence ATGCTCAGGATCGCCAACGCGTCCGGCTTCTACGGCGACCGCTTCTCCGCGGTGCGCGAGATGCTCACCGATGGCGAGATCGACGTGCTCACCGGCGACTACCTCGCCGAGTTGACCATGCTCATCCTCGGCCGCGACCGGTTGAAGGACGCCAGTCGCGGCTACGCCAGGACGTTCCTGCGCCAACTCGAGGGCAGCCTGGGCCTCGCCAAGGACCGCGGCGTCAAGATCGTCAGCAACGCGGGCGGGCTGAACCCGGCGGGGCTGGCCGAGGCCGTTCGGGAACTGGCGCGGCGGCTCGGCATCACCGTCGACGTCGCGCACGTCGAGGGCGACGACCTGCTGGCGCGAGCGGACGAACTCGGGTTGGGTCAGCCACTGACCGCCAACGCCTACCTCGGCGCGTGGGGTATCGCCGAGTGCCTGCGCGCCGGGGCCGACGTGGTGGTCACCGGCCGCGTCACCGACGCCTCGCTCGTCGTCGGCCCTGCCGCGGCGCACCACGGCTGGCGCCGTGACGACTACGACGCGCTGGCGGGCGCGGTGGCCGCAGGCCACGTCATCGAGTGCGGTGCGCAGGCCACCGGCGGCAACTACGCCTTCTTCACCGAGCACGAGATCGGTGTGCCGGGGTTCCCGATCGCCGAGGTCCATCCCGACGGCTCCAGCGTGATCACCAAGCACGAGGGCACCGGGGGAGTGGTGACCGTCGGCACGGTCACCGCGCAACTGCTGTACGAGATCGCGGGCCCTCGCTACCCGGGCCCCGACGTCACCGCCCGCTTCGACACCGTCGAACTGCGGCAGCAGGGCGCCGACCGGGTGCTGATCCGCGGCACGCGCGGTGAACCGCCGCCGAAGACGCTCAAGGTCGGGCTCAACCGGCTCGGCGGGTTCCGAAACGAGGTGACGTTCGTGCTCACCGGCCTCGACATCGAGGCCAAGGCCGCACTGGTGCGTGAACAACTGCGGACCGCGTTGCGCGGCAGCGAGCCCGAGCAGGTGCGCTGGACGCTCGGTCGAACCGACCACCCCGACGCCGACACCGAGGAAGCCGCCAGCGCGCTGCTGCACTGCGCGGTCAAGGACCCCGATCCGAAAGTGGCGGGCAGGGCATTCAGCGGCGCGGCGATCGAGCTCGCGTTGGCCAGCTACCCCGGTTTCCACGTCACGGCCCCGCCTGCCGAGGCATCGCCTTACGGCGTGTTCACCGATTCCACTGTGGACGCCGAACTGGTGCCGCACGTGGCGGTGTTGGCCGACGGTACGCGCGTGGACATCCCACCGCCGGGCGAGACGCGCGATTTGCTGGAGCCGCCGGTCCCGCAGCTGCCGGAGCCGTTGCCGCAAGGCCCGGTCCGGCGGGTGCCACTGGGCGCGATCGCCGGTGCCCGTAGCGGAGACAAGGGCGGCAGCGCCAATGTCGGCGTGTGGGTGCGCACCGAGCGGCAGTGGCGATGGCTGGTGCACACGCTCACCGTCGAACGGCTGCGGCAGTTGCTGCCGGAGACCGAGGACCTACCAGTACGCAGGTATCTCCTGCCGAACCTGCTCGCCGTCAACTTCGTCGTCGACGACCTGCTCGGTGAGGGCGTCGCGGCGCAGGCGCGCTTCGACCCGCAGGCGAAGGCATTGGGGGAGTGGCTGCGCAGCCGAGTTGTCGAGATCCCGGAGGAGATACTGTGA
- a CDS encoding TIGR03084 family metal-binding protein yields MVELEAILRDLDAEGQEVDDLVSGLADDEWAKPTPAQGWTVAHQIAHLAWTDGKALLAARHPEEFGAEVKRALAAGEGYVDDAAAEGAATPPADLLAAWRQGRTQLRQALASVPSGTKLPWYGPPMSAASMATARMMETWAHGQDVADALGVERVPTARLRHIARFGVRTRDFAFHLHSLTAPAEEFRVELTAPGTGTWAFGPADAAQRVSGSALDFCLVVTQRRHPADTGLRAEGADAQQWLRIAQAFAGPPGQGRQPGHAG; encoded by the coding sequence GTGGTGGAGCTCGAGGCGATCCTTCGCGATCTGGACGCGGAGGGGCAGGAGGTCGACGACCTCGTGAGCGGGCTGGCCGACGACGAATGGGCGAAGCCGACTCCGGCGCAGGGCTGGACCGTGGCGCACCAGATCGCGCACCTCGCCTGGACCGACGGCAAGGCCCTGCTCGCGGCGCGGCACCCCGAGGAGTTCGGTGCCGAGGTCAAGCGCGCGCTGGCGGCGGGGGAGGGCTACGTCGACGACGCCGCCGCCGAGGGCGCGGCTACACCACCCGCGGACCTGCTGGCGGCGTGGCGGCAGGGCCGCACACAGCTACGGCAGGCACTGGCCAGCGTGCCCAGCGGCACGAAACTGCCCTGGTACGGCCCCCCGATGAGCGCGGCTTCGATGGCCACGGCGCGAATGATGGAGACCTGGGCCCACGGCCAGGACGTGGCCGACGCGCTCGGTGTCGAGCGCGTTCCCACGGCCAGGCTGCGCCACATCGCGCGGTTCGGAGTACGTACCCGCGACTTCGCCTTCCACCTGCACTCGCTGACCGCGCCTGCCGAGGAGTTCCGCGTCGAGTTGACCGCGCCGGGCACGGGGACCTGGGCGTTCGGGCCTGCCGACGCGGCGCAGCGGGTGAGTGGCTCTGCGCTGGACTTCTGTCTCGTCGTCACCCAGCGCCGCCACCCCGCCGACACCGGCCTGCGCGCCGAAGGCGCCGACGCCCAGCAGTGGTTGCGCATCGCGCAGGCGTTCGCGGGCCCGCCGGGGCAGGGCAGGCAACCGGGACACGCGGGGTGA
- a CDS encoding enoyl-CoA hydratase-related protein — protein MTDYAEITYRVADRIATITLNRPQARNGYTVRMSDELADAFGRADADEDVRVVVLTGEGKDFSVGADLSQGGFDFDQNGPDTAWQEPAGRVSKRVFQLNKPVIAAIKGAAIGGGITITLSADYRLAATDSRFGFVFVRRGIYPEGASAWFLPRLVGMGRAMDWMVSGRVFDAQEAHSAGLVHSLHEPDKVLDAAYELAADLAANTAPVSVAVTRQLLYRMSGMDSPLPVHEVDSKLIASIMSNPDAAEGVLSFLQKRPPKFTLSPNNDLPEFLPWVKG, from the coding sequence GTGACCGACTACGCCGAGATCACCTACCGCGTCGCGGATCGCATCGCGACGATCACGCTGAACCGCCCGCAGGCCCGTAACGGCTACACCGTGCGGATGTCCGACGAACTGGCCGACGCGTTCGGCCGCGCCGACGCCGACGAGGACGTGCGGGTCGTGGTGCTCACGGGTGAGGGCAAGGATTTCTCCGTCGGCGCCGACCTGTCGCAGGGCGGGTTCGACTTCGATCAAAACGGCCCCGACACGGCGTGGCAGGAGCCCGCAGGCCGGGTGTCCAAGCGGGTGTTCCAGCTGAACAAGCCGGTGATCGCCGCGATCAAGGGCGCCGCCATCGGTGGCGGCATCACGATCACCCTCTCCGCCGACTACCGGCTGGCCGCCACCGACTCCCGTTTCGGGTTCGTCTTCGTGCGGCGGGGCATCTATCCCGAAGGCGCCTCCGCGTGGTTCCTGCCCCGACTGGTCGGTATGGGCAGGGCGATGGACTGGATGGTGAGCGGGCGGGTGTTCGACGCGCAGGAGGCACATTCGGCAGGGTTGGTGCACAGCCTGCACGAGCCCGACAAGGTGCTCGACGCCGCCTACGAACTGGCGGCCGACCTCGCGGCCAACACCGCGCCGGTCTCGGTGGCAGTCACCAGGCAACTGCTGTACCGCATGTCCGGTATGGACTCACCGCTGCCCGTGCACGAGGTGGACTCCAAGCTCATCGCGAGCATCATGAGCAATCCCGACGCGGCAGAGGGTGTACTTTCGTTCCTGCAGAAGCGGCCGCCGAAGTTCACCCTGAGCCCGAACAACGACCTGCCCGAATTCCTGCCGTGGGTGAAAGGCTGA
- a CDS encoding acetoacetate decarboxylase family protein yields the protein MPDYPPEPWNLAGDAHLSVWAVPRGRLPRLPGSVTPVTIGGRAVVVTAWIDYRPPGEMSYHELLATVAVRRGARPTGTITEIWVDSAASLAGGRQLWGIPKELANLSFTGGGGFTGSASTQRDWIATAAFTSRGGPPVRVPAAFAIVQSMDGAPLASRVTSRGRPRLASARWNINPAGPLGYLAGRKPLLSAQLRDFRIRFGGRA from the coding sequence ATGCCGGACTATCCACCCGAACCGTGGAACCTGGCAGGCGACGCGCACCTGTCGGTGTGGGCGGTGCCGCGCGGACGGCTGCCCCGCCTGCCCGGCTCGGTGACGCCGGTGACCATCGGTGGCAGGGCCGTGGTGGTCACCGCCTGGATCGACTACCGCCCGCCGGGAGAGATGTCGTATCACGAGTTGCTCGCCACCGTCGCCGTTCGCCGTGGCGCGCGGCCGACCGGCACGATCACCGAGATCTGGGTGGACAGTGCGGCCTCGCTGGCGGGCGGTCGGCAACTGTGGGGCATCCCAAAGGAACTGGCGAACCTGAGCTTCACCGGCGGCGGCGGCTTCACCGGCTCGGCGAGCACGCAGCGGGACTGGATCGCCACCGCGGCGTTTACCTCACGTGGCGGTCCGCCCGTGCGGGTGCCTGCCGCGTTCGCGATCGTGCAGTCGATGGACGGTGCGCCACTGGCCAGCAGGGTCACCTCCCGAGGCAGGCCGCGGCTGGCCTCGGCGAGGTGGAACATCAACCCGGCGGGCCCGCTCGGCTACCTCGCGGGCCGCAAGCCGTTGCTGAGTGCCCAACTGCGGGATTTCCGGATCAGGTTCGGCGGACGCGCCTGA
- a CDS encoding AraC family transcriptional regulator, whose product MVAWDFPRGIVSVALLVDFATARGIAAESVLAGTGIDVRITRDPLAQVEAHQELAVVRNLIHCDDEDPATLGAEAGRLYHATSYGIFGYAVTSSRTVGDAIEFALRYVELTYVFCVPELRVEGDTAHLYWRAETVPSDVRSFLLARDVAATFTLMDELLGMRPEYDDEHHRVSFARHLLDLPMPQANEHTAALCERQCRELLARRRERSGVARQVRDRLLAADGLRAGMEHVAADLGMNVRTLRRRLAEEGTSYRALVDEVREAFAEELLATRALSVEQVAYRLGYGEASSFIRAFRRWKRTSPRRYLTH is encoded by the coding sequence ATGGTGGCCTGGGACTTCCCGCGCGGGATCGTCAGCGTCGCGCTGCTCGTGGACTTCGCCACGGCGCGCGGGATCGCCGCCGAATCCGTGCTCGCGGGTACCGGCATCGACGTGCGCATCACGCGCGACCCCCTCGCGCAGGTCGAGGCCCACCAGGAACTGGCGGTGGTGCGAAACCTGATCCACTGCGACGACGAGGACCCTGCCACGCTGGGCGCCGAAGCGGGCAGGCTTTACCACGCGACCTCCTACGGCATCTTCGGCTACGCCGTCACCAGCAGCCGCACGGTCGGCGACGCCATCGAGTTCGCGCTGCGCTACGTCGAGCTGACCTACGTGTTCTGCGTGCCGGAGTTGCGGGTGGAGGGCGACACCGCGCACCTGTACTGGCGTGCCGAAACCGTGCCGTCCGACGTGCGGTCGTTCCTGCTGGCACGCGACGTGGCGGCGACCTTCACGCTGATGGACGAGTTGCTCGGCATGCGCCCGGAGTACGACGACGAACACCACCGCGTGAGCTTCGCGCGGCACCTGCTCGACCTGCCGATGCCGCAGGCGAACGAGCACACCGCCGCGCTGTGCGAGCGGCAGTGCCGCGAGTTGCTCGCCCGCCGCCGCGAGCGCTCCGGCGTCGCAAGGCAGGTGCGGGACCGGCTACTGGCCGCGGACGGGTTGCGCGCCGGGATGGAGCACGTCGCCGCGGACCTGGGTATGAACGTGCGCACGCTGCGGCGCAGGCTTGCCGAGGAGGGCACCAGCTACCGCGCGCTGGTGGACGAGGTTCGCGAGGCGTTCGCGGAGGAACTGCTGGCCACCCGCGCGCTGTCGGTGGAGCAGGTGGCCTACCGGCTCGGCTACGGCGAAGCCTCCAGCTTCATCCGCGCCTTCCGGCGCTGGAAACGCACCAGCCCCCGCCGCTACCTGACGCACTGA
- a CDS encoding flavin-containing monooxygenase has protein sequence MDTISTTALIVGAGFGGVAMAIELRRAGIHDFVVLEKADRVGGVWRANTYPGSGCDVPSPLYSYSFARNRSWPRRYSEQADIHAYLERTAARFGVLNHVRFGSEVATAEFDENSGTWLVRTTDGEQFATRVFIPATGQLSRPAYPPIPGIDSFQGSSFHSAEWNHDCDLTGKRVAVVGTGASAIQFVPKIQPNVGKLAVFQRSAQYIMPKRDHDYTAWHRRFLRLAALQTLDRLLFWLYAEFAQLCLSKWRVFTPLFLRQTSKHLREQVPDEELRRKLTPDYELGCKRVLFSNDYLPALTKSNVELVTERIVEITPTGLRTAGGTEYAADVIIYATGFAARELLAPMKVHGVGHRPLSQSWSEGARAHLGITVPGFPNMFLMYGPNTNLGGGSIIYMLESQARYIGDAVRKLVRHPGHYLDVRAEAEQRWDDEVQARLERSVWTRCSSWYRNEHGRVVSNWPGRTGEYRKRTRAVELADFEVHTTG, from the coding sequence ATGGACACGATCAGCACGACAGCCCTCATCGTGGGCGCGGGGTTCGGCGGCGTCGCGATGGCGATCGAACTTCGGCGGGCGGGCATCCATGACTTCGTCGTGCTGGAGAAGGCCGACCGCGTCGGCGGGGTCTGGCGGGCCAACACCTACCCCGGTTCCGGCTGCGACGTCCCCTCACCGCTGTACTCCTACTCGTTCGCGCGCAACCGCTCCTGGCCGCGCCGCTACTCCGAGCAGGCCGACATCCACGCCTACCTCGAGCGAACGGCGGCCAGGTTCGGTGTGCTCAACCATGTCCGCTTCGGCAGCGAGGTGGCCACCGCCGAGTTCGACGAGAACAGCGGAACGTGGCTGGTGCGCACCACCGACGGCGAGCAGTTCGCCACCCGGGTGTTCATCCCGGCCACCGGGCAACTGTCCCGGCCCGCTTACCCGCCGATCCCTGGTATCGACTCCTTCCAGGGCAGCTCGTTCCATTCGGCGGAGTGGAACCACGACTGCGACCTGACCGGCAAGCGCGTGGCCGTCGTCGGCACGGGGGCGAGCGCGATCCAGTTCGTGCCGAAGATCCAGCCGAATGTCGGCAAACTGGCGGTGTTCCAGCGTTCGGCGCAGTACATCATGCCCAAACGCGACCACGACTACACCGCCTGGCACCGCAGGTTCCTTCGACTGGCTGCACTGCAGACACTGGACCGGCTGCTGTTTTGGCTCTACGCCGAGTTCGCACAGCTGTGCCTTTCCAAGTGGCGCGTGTTCACCCCGCTGTTCCTGCGGCAGACCAGCAAGCACCTGCGCGAGCAGGTGCCCGACGAGGAGTTGCGGCGCAAACTCACCCCGGACTACGAACTGGGCTGCAAACGGGTGCTGTTCAGCAACGACTACCTCCCCGCGCTCACCAAGTCCAATGTGGAGCTGGTTACCGAGCGGATCGTGGAGATCACGCCGACCGGGCTGCGCACCGCCGGCGGCACTGAGTACGCCGCCGACGTCATCATCTACGCGACCGGCTTCGCGGCGCGTGAACTGCTCGCGCCGATGAAGGTGCACGGGGTGGGCCACCGGCCGCTTTCGCAGTCGTGGAGCGAGGGTGCGCGTGCCCACCTCGGTATCACGGTCCCGGGTTTTCCGAACATGTTCCTGATGTACGGCCCGAACACCAACCTCGGCGGCGGCTCGATCATCTACATGCTGGAGAGCCAGGCACGCTACATCGGCGACGCGGTACGCAAACTCGTGCGGCACCCCGGCCACTACCTCGACGTGCGTGCGGAGGCCGAGCAGCGCTGGGACGACGAGGTGCAGGCCCGGCTCGAGCGCTCGGTGTGGACCCGCTGCAGCAGCTGGTACCGCAACGAGCACGGCAGGGTGGTGTCGAACTGGCCCGGTCGCACCGGTGAGTACCGCAAGCGCACCCGCGCCGTCGAGCTCGCCGACTTCGAGGTGCACACCACCGGCTGA
- a CDS encoding ribonucleoside-diphosphate reductase subunit alpha, with product MPVETTLSGPPALDPVAWDRVSRVVHEAVGDLPGTSAEDVLAEIGRACYPGIGAEELAAAQVMAARTLVEREPNYSLGCARLLLDKLRGEALSHLAGEAVQADQAELESRYADYFRDYLGHAIECELLDPELATFDLDAITAAIRPARDLDLGFLGLQTLYDRYFLHERGKRFELPQAFFMRVAMGLAIREDDREASAVEFYDLLSTLRFMASTPTLFNSGTTRPQLSSCFLTTVADDLGSIFEGYRNNALLAKYSGGLGNDWTPVRGLGAHIKGTNGRSQGVVPFLKIANDTAVAVNQGGKRKGAACAYLETWHIDVEEFLDLRKNTGDDRRRTHDMNTANWVPDEFLRRVEADGEWTLFSPDEVAGLHDTYGAEFARRYRAYERAADAGEIRVFRRVRARSLWRRMLTMLFETGHPWITFKDPCNLRSPQQHVGVVHSSNLCTEITLNTGAGEIAVCNLGSVNLALHVTAAGLDTEKLERTVNTAVRMLDNVIDINFYTVPQARTANLRHRPVGLGLMGFTDALFELGLPPASREAVEFADRSMEQLSYFAIAASVRLAAQRGRYETFEGSLWSRGILPIDSLRLLAAQREDGELDVDTTTTLDWDGLRERVRTTGMRNSNVLAIAPTATISNICGVGQSIEPLFSNLFVKSNMSGEFTVVNPHLVRDLKRRGLWDEAMVTELKYHDGSVANIDRIPDDLKRLYATAFEVDPRWLIDAAARRQKWIDQAQSLNLYLAAPSGRKLDELYRHAWRSGLKTTYYLRASAATQVEKSTLRGTDGRLNAVAPAVPVASGEIGGPEPAACRIDEPDCEACQ from the coding sequence ATGCCCGTGGAAACAACACTGTCCGGCCCGCCCGCCCTCGATCCAGTCGCCTGGGACCGCGTGTCGCGGGTGGTACACGAGGCCGTCGGCGACCTGCCGGGAACCTCCGCCGAAGACGTGCTCGCCGAGATCGGGCGCGCCTGCTACCCCGGTATCGGAGCCGAGGAGCTGGCCGCCGCGCAGGTCATGGCAGCCCGAACGCTGGTGGAGCGGGAGCCGAACTACTCCCTCGGCTGCGCGAGGCTGCTGCTGGACAAGCTGCGGGGCGAGGCGCTGAGCCACCTCGCGGGCGAGGCGGTGCAGGCGGACCAGGCCGAACTGGAAAGCCGCTACGCCGACTACTTCCGCGACTACCTCGGCCACGCGATCGAGTGCGAACTGCTGGACCCCGAACTGGCCACGTTCGACCTGGACGCGATCACCGCCGCCATCCGGCCCGCACGCGACCTCGACCTCGGCTTCCTCGGCCTGCAAACCCTGTACGACCGCTACTTCCTGCACGAGCGCGGTAAGCGGTTCGAGTTGCCGCAGGCGTTCTTCATGCGCGTGGCGATGGGACTGGCCATCCGCGAGGACGACAGGGAAGCCAGCGCCGTCGAGTTCTACGACCTGCTGTCGACGCTGCGGTTCATGGCCTCCACCCCCACCCTGTTCAACTCCGGCACCACCCGCCCGCAGCTTTCGTCGTGCTTCCTGACCACCGTCGCCGACGACCTCGGCTCCATTTTCGAGGGCTACCGCAACAACGCGTTGCTGGCGAAGTACTCGGGAGGGCTGGGCAACGACTGGACGCCGGTGCGCGGGCTCGGCGCTCACATCAAGGGCACCAACGGCCGGTCCCAGGGCGTCGTGCCGTTCCTGAAGATCGCCAACGACACGGCGGTGGCCGTCAACCAGGGCGGCAAGCGCAAGGGCGCGGCCTGCGCCTACCTGGAGACCTGGCACATCGACGTTGAGGAGTTCCTCGACCTTCGCAAGAACACCGGCGACGACCGCAGGCGCACCCACGACATGAACACCGCGAACTGGGTGCCCGACGAGTTCCTGCGCCGGGTGGAGGCCGACGGCGAGTGGACGCTGTTCTCCCCCGACGAGGTGGCCGGCCTGCACGACACCTACGGTGCCGAGTTCGCTCGCCGCTACCGCGCCTACGAGCGCGCCGCCGACGCCGGTGAGATCAGGGTGTTCCGCAGGGTGCGCGCCCGCTCGCTGTGGCGGCGGATGCTGACCATGCTGTTCGAGACCGGTCACCCGTGGATCACCTTCAAGGACCCGTGCAACCTGCGCTCGCCGCAGCAGCACGTGGGTGTGGTGCATTCCTCCAACCTCTGCACCGAGATCACCCTCAACACCGGCGCCGGCGAGATCGCGGTGTGCAACCTCGGGTCGGTGAACCTGGCCCTTCACGTCACGGCGGCAGGGTTGGACACCGAGAAGCTGGAGCGCACCGTGAACACGGCGGTGCGGATGCTCGACAACGTCATCGACATCAACTTCTACACCGTGCCGCAGGCCCGCACCGCCAACCTGCGACACCGGCCCGTGGGGCTGGGGCTCATGGGCTTCACCGACGCGCTGTTCGAACTGGGGCTGCCACCCGCGTCGCGGGAAGCGGTCGAGTTCGCCGACCGCAGTATGGAGCAGCTCAGCTACTTCGCCATCGCCGCGTCGGTGCGGCTGGCGGCGCAGCGCGGCCGGTACGAGACGTTCGAGGGCTCGCTGTGGAGCCGAGGCATCCTGCCGATCGACTCGCTGCGGCTGCTGGCGGCCCAGCGCGAGGACGGTGAACTCGACGTCGACACCACGACCACGCTCGACTGGGACGGCTTGCGTGAGCGGGTACGAACCACCGGAATGCGCAACTCGAACGTGCTGGCCATCGCGCCGACCGCCACCATCTCCAACATCTGCGGCGTCGGGCAGTCGATCGAGCCGCTGTTTTCCAACCTGTTCGTGAAGTCGAACATGTCCGGCGAGTTCACGGTCGTCAACCCGCACCTGGTGCGCGACCTCAAACGGCGCGGGCTGTGGGACGAGGCGATGGTGACCGAACTGAAGTACCACGACGGCAGCGTCGCGAACATCGACCGGATTCCCGACGACCTCAAGCGGTTGTACGCCACCGCGTTCGAGGTGGACCCCCGGTGGCTGATCGACGCCGCGGCGCGGCGGCAGAAGTGGATCGACCAGGCGCAGTCGCTGAACCTCTACCTGGCCGCCCCCAGCGGCCGCAAGTTGGACGAGCTGTACCGCCACGCGTGGCGAAGCGGACTCAAGACGACCTACTACCTGCGCGCCAGTGCCGCGACCCAGGTCGAGAAGAGCACGCTGCGCGGCACCGACGGCAGGCTCAACGCCGTGGCGCCCGCCGTGCCCGTGGCATCCGGCGAGATCGGCGGGCCCGAACCGGCCGCGTGCCGCATCGACGAGCCGGACTGCGAAGCCTGCCAGTGA
- a CDS encoding ribonucleotide-diphosphate reductase subunit beta, which yields MINSRADVNQLLPMKYGWAWQKYLVGCDNHWMPTEVSMQADIALWKSPDGLTEDERLLLKRNLGFFATAESLVANNLVLAVYRQLTNPECRQYLLRQAFEEAVHTHTFQYICESLGLDEGELFNAYREVPSIADKDAWALRYTRNLENPDFATGTFEADQDFLRDLVAFYVVFEGMWFYTGFAQVLSLGRRNKMVGIAEQYQYILRDESIHLNFGIDCINQIRLENPHLWTPRFAEEVRGMLVEACELEVAYARDTMPRGVLGLTAALCEQYMHFITDRRAAQLGLEPVFGERENPFPWLSEAIDLRKEKNFFETRVTDYRSGGALEWD from the coding sequence ATGATCAACTCGCGGGCCGACGTGAACCAGTTGCTGCCCATGAAGTACGGCTGGGCATGGCAGAAGTACCTGGTCGGCTGCGACAACCACTGGATGCCCACCGAGGTGTCCATGCAGGCCGACATCGCGCTGTGGAAATCGCCCGACGGCCTCACCGAGGACGAGCGGCTGCTGCTCAAGCGCAACCTCGGCTTCTTCGCCACCGCCGAGTCGTTGGTGGCCAACAACCTGGTGCTGGCGGTCTACCGGCAGCTGACCAACCCCGAGTGCAGGCAGTACCTGCTGCGGCAGGCGTTCGAGGAGGCGGTGCACACCCACACCTTCCAGTACATCTGCGAGAGCCTCGGCCTCGACGAGGGCGAGTTGTTCAACGCCTACCGCGAGGTGCCCTCGATCGCGGACAAGGACGCGTGGGCACTGCGCTACACGCGCAACCTGGAGAACCCGGACTTCGCCACCGGAACGTTCGAGGCCGACCAGGACTTCCTGCGCGACCTCGTCGCCTTCTACGTCGTGTTCGAGGGCATGTGGTTCTACACCGGCTTCGCCCAGGTGCTGTCGCTCGGCAGGCGCAACAAGATGGTCGGGATCGCCGAGCAGTACCAGTACATCCTGCGCGACGAGTCGATCCATCTGAACTTCGGCATCGACTGCATCAACCAGATCAGGCTGGAGAACCCGCACCTGTGGACACCGCGGTTCGCCGAGGAGGTCCGCGGCATGCTCGTCGAGGCCTGCGAGCTCGAGGTGGCCTACGCCCGCGACACGATGCCACGCGGCGTTCTGGGGCTTACGGCTGCGCTGTGTGAGCAGTACATGCACTTCATCACCGATCGAAGGGCGGCCCAGCTGGGGCTCGAGCCGGTGTTCGGGGAGCGGGAGAACCCGTTCCCGTGGCTGTCGGAGGCGATCGACCTGCGCAAGGAGAAGAACTTCTTCGAGACCCGCGTCACCGACTACCGAAGTGGTGGCGCGCTGGAATGGGACTGA